AACTGGAGAAAAGAGGGGTGTAAAATTGGTAGAGTACCTTCTTAAAATGTACCAGGCCCTGAGCTTACCTTAGAGCACTAAAAATAAGGAAGGGTGTTAAAGCCAACTAGGTTTCTGATGCTTTAGAGAATTAGTTTATTTTGTCAAGTGTGATAAGAATGTGAGATGGGCTGAATATTTGTGTTCCTAACATTCATATGCTACAGCCTTAATGTTCTACATAGTGATGGTCAGAAGAAGGGCTTTAGGTAGTAATGTGTTATTGAACAGTGTTTTGGTAAACCAGAAAGCATGTATTTGTTCCAGAAGATCAGAAGTGAACTGAAAAAATCCTATCATCTAGTGATGTTTCAGCCAGCCTAATGTTTTGGGATAATGCTGATATTAACTAACCTCCTGGGTCATATGAAAACATAGCATATAATTAAAACATGATaatgaagagaagaaaaccagccgggcggtggtggctcacacctttaatcccagcactaggagggtagagacaagcagatttctctgagttcgaggccagcctggtctacaaagtgagttctagggcagcctgggctgttacacagagaaaccctgtcttgaaaaaaaagaaaaaagaaaaaaacccaacaattATGCTACTGGTTTCTGTATTACCTTGCATACTTTATTATTAGAATATTAGAATATATTCCTTCTATGTTTGTGTAAGTATATTTGATGACATTCATCCATCGATGAGATTGTTTAACAATGCATTTCTCGAACCTATCTCCACTGTTAAGCAATGCATCAATACAATTAGGTGTATATTAACTCATGAGCATGAGAACTCCTGGGGGAAATAACATTCTTGTAAGTAGAGGAAGAAAGACCTGACGTTATACACACTACTTTGGGAAGGCAACTATCTGCAAAAAGACCTAGATTTTATTTTAGACTTCTCAGTCTGTGAGAAACAAATGCATTTTGTTATAGTAGCTTGAGAAACACAGCACTGAGTGCATACTTAAAAAATACCCTTGAATATATAGTGAAGTATCTGTAGACAATGATACACAGGATGTCTTATATTGACTTTGAAGTGCTATGGTCAAAAAGATAGGAGAAGAGGATCAAGATGGGGAAGAGTTGCTTATTATTGAAGCTAATTTATCGTTCTTTTTACTTCTGTGTATGTTTGAAATttattgtaataaaaattaaaactgtttatttcatggagatttttttcatttttctttttttattcctttttttaatcaaagaatcttttttattttacataccaatcccagttccttctcccacAGCCTTCCTTGAACCCCACCCTCAATCCACTGTTCAGAAAGGGTGAGGCCTCCTCATGGGgatagtataaaaaaaaaaaagaaatgaatgggtTGCAAAGttgttatttttccttcaaaaaataaacaatgtaccaggtggtggcggcacacacctttaatgccagcacttgggagacagatgaatctctgagttcgaggccagcctggtctacagagtgagttgcaggacaggcttcaaagctacacagagaaaccctgtcttgaaaaaccaaaaccaaaaaaacaacccccccccccaaatcaaacaaacaaacgaacccCAATCCATACCTTTCTGCAATGAAGTCTGACTTGATTCATCCTGTGTATTATCTTTCTGAGCACTCATTAGATCTGCAATCAGAACCTCAAGTGATAGATAGCTGCTCCCAGATGTTTggattttttcttccattgttttcTTAATGTCCCTGAAACTGAATCCCATTCGTATAGCTTCTTGTACCATAGGATTTTGGAAGATGGTATCATCTGAAATCAAAGTTGGATGGAGAAAGAACATAGCAGAAGCAAGTATTTTCATTAACACAAATAAGACCATGCCATCGCTGAGAAGTACTTCACTGGTAGACTGTCTGCTACTATGTGCGTTGCTGAGGCTTTGATTCCCAAAGTTGGAAAGAAAAATGCAAGATAGATTAAAACAGGTAAGAAAAGTATCCAGAGGATGAGGCTGTTGGAAGAGTGATTGCCTGGTATACATGCAGTCCTGGCATTAAATCTCCAGCAAAACTTCAACCTGGTATGGTAGTGTGGGTCTGTGTCCCAAGAAATGACAAAGTAGAAGTAGGAGGACTAGGAGATCAAGGCCATATTCAGTCATCTACCAAATTCAAGCCCAGTCTAGGATACactagatcctgtctcaaaataaagcaaaacaataaagaatGATGTACTCAATACATGAAACTATATATAGACACAGAAGATGATTCTACATAtaggaaaatgttttaagaaaaaaaaacttgcattTGTCAGGGCCCAGCAGTAGGAAAATGGAGAATGACTGATGCAGGGTAGGTATACAAATAGTGATGGTACAACATCAGGGAATAAGGACTCACCAGGTACTCCAAATTAAACTTTCTATTTCTGAAACATACTGCctcaattgaaaaataaaatctaaaaatacaaaacaaaaacaacaccagAGCTGGATATCATAGTACatatctttaatttcagcactctgaaggcagaggcaggaaggtgtcTGGGGTTTGGAGGCCAGCCAGGCCTTCATAATGAGTTCCAGTGCAGCCatgttttttaaacagagaaaccctgttccatAACACCAACAAAACACCATCAAAAACCCATAAATAACCCACCAAAACTTAGATCTACAATGTGCTATGGGATTTAGAAGATCTTGTTTACAGTTCTAGAtctattaataatttataatgtcacatgcctttaatcccagcactcaggaggcagagacaggcagatctctgagtttgtggccagtctggtctacagagtgagttccaggacagccaggaatacacatagaagaaccctgtcttggaaaaaaaatccaaaataacaacaacaaaaatatataatgtgGCTGTGAGTAGAGCATATAACCTCCTTGTTTCTTCGGTTGAAAAGTAGGAATAACTGCTAGAGCTGTAGCCCAGAGTACTCATCATTAGAAAGGCTTTGGGCTTAATCACCAGCCTGGAAATACAATAAACACCATCACAGAATCTGCTTTAGCTGTGTGTGGGGTTACTTAAAGACTGAGGCAAAAAGAGAGAtccaggccagtttggtctacacagTAGACCACTGAGATGACTCAAATGTTAAAAGTACTGGTTTttctagaggacttgggttcagttcttgAAACTTACATtatagcttacaaccatctataactgcaattccaggagatctgacattcTTTTCTTGCTTGGGGGAACCAGGCACGCACATGGTAGACATTTGTGAAGGttgaacacccatacacattaaatgaatgaataaataagtaaatagataaatgaataaataaataaatggaaacaagTTTTCCTCCCTCCCTAGCTTTTTTAAACCCATGTCATGCAACCCAAACTAGCCACAGATTTAGAATTCCCCTGCTTTAatatcccaagtgctaggattatggatTTAAGCCACAACACctggcttgcttccttccttccttctttccttctctctctctctctctctctctctctctctctctctctctcttgtttttttgagacagggttgctctatataacagctttggctgtcctggaactcagtctgtagaccaggttgaacttgaattcacagagatccacatacctctgcctcctgagtgctgggattaaaagcatgtgccatcactgcccggctataCCTGGCTTTCTATTAACATCCTCACTATAGAAACACATGGTATAAAAGTATAAGCACTTCATTAACTTCTGAAATTTACAGTGACCTCATTAAACATACTAATTTGGCCACaaaattaaagattcattttaataaacataTTTACCGATTCTTTTAGTTAGTGAAGGTGTTTTTTCAGCAGTTCTtacctaaaataaaattatgaatggTAAGAATTCACTTTAGTAGAAAGCAATTATTTCAATTTGAAAAATTACTGAACTTAAAACAAATTGGCTTTATTCTAATTTAAAACATGACTATTCACAAGAACATAGCCTGACAGAACAGAAGAAGTTAGGAATATTTAATTCAACAACACTACAGGCAAGAAGCTGAGGGCCCATGAGATCTAACGACTTCCTGGAGGAGAAACAAAtacaaactaaactaaaaaacCAGTGGCAGAACTATCATGTTAATTTTAGACTCCCAATCCAGTCCAGGATTCTTCCCACATTTTACTAATGATTTGAGAACCCTTGTCCTATTTATCTATTCAgatatgttttacattttattttgtcccaGGCCATTGTTTATGATAGCTAGATAAGGTGTAATTGATGTATATATCTCCAGTCCTATTTTTGCAATTTTAAGTACTATGTGCTAAAAGGTAACTAAAGAGATGCctcagctgctcttgcagaagaccagagttcagttcccagaatccgtattgggcaactcacaactgcctgtaactgtaACGCCAGCtctagggatctgatgccctcttctgttttcCTCAAGTACCTGCACAATACATATAACACATGGTGTACACACGCTTcagaaggtcagcctggtctacagggtgaaatgcatttttttttttaaaaaaaaggtagaaaCAATTTGTGAGTTCAAAGTACATTACACAGAATTTCTGAAGGTTAAAtgatttcagtattttaaattttttacaccCATTCTGACCAAGTAATACATTATTTTACcccaatcttctcaaaaatttgCTTCAGAGTTAAGAATTAGAAGCTTTCTTCAAGTATCTCCACTTTAAAGTTTACTACACATTAATTATGAGTATACCATGCATTTTACtggaagaaattagaaaaacaaatggTATAGAATTTGAAGCCATATATACATAATAGGCAACTTACCAAAGATTCCCCAAGCGAATGGGTtaaatgaatattatttatatattcttgcCCCTTCTCATCCAATAGATATTTACACCTAAAAGATTAAAGAACATTAAACTCTACTAGCTGATAAATCAGTGAAGTATTACTAAAGCCAGTCTCTCtctgaattcaatcccaggaACTCACACAGTGGAAGAGAACAAACTCCTGCAAGCTGTACTACCCTCCACTCGTGTACTATGAAGATGTGCATCACCcccatgcaataaataaataattgtaatttaaaaatgtacctttccattattattgtctttttttgtACATGGTACTAGGGATTAAATTTAGGGCCATGTGCATAAAAACAAGCATTCTATCACTTAAACTATGtatcattttcatatatgtatatatttcatatgtgtgtgtgtgtatatatatatatatatatatcaattcccacctccttcctttttttcatgCAAGTTCTCATATGATTCAAACTATGattctcaaacttgctatgtagccaaagatgaccctgaacttctaatcctcctgcctatatacctcaagtgctgggattatagtcagGAATAGGCATAAATCAccctattcttttaaaaatacaacttttCATTTGAGATAGGGCCTTGACTGTGCTTTCTAACCGAGGCAGGCCTTGAAATCTATTTTATCAGACTCCTAAGATTAAAGGCCTCAGCATAACTGTTTCTAGGGAGCCACAAAGCAAATTGTTACTCAATTTGTTATCCAGTTGTCATTTCAAGGCTAAAACAATGCTCCTATTATTCATgctaataatataaattttagaacTTTCGATTTTTAAGCAAGAGTTACTAAATTAGTAGCCAAttttggtggcatatgcctgtaattccagcacttgggaagcagagtcaggaagactgaTATGaaaaccaggctagcctgggctatatatagccaggaacccccccccccaaaaaaaaagttgaaaaagttactagtcaggtatggtggcaaaTACCTGGAATTTATGCATTTAGGGGGTTAAGccaataaaataagaatttcagCACTATcactggctacatagtgaattcttgCTAGCCTGAGCtccaagagatcctgtctctaaatagaaagaaaacaaaaaagacaggcaTGGTACCACACCTCTATAATattcaagaggcagaagctggaggacTGCTACAAGGCTTAAGTCCAGACCAGTCTACTTAGGAAGCTGCGGGCCAATTAAGGTTACATAACAAGACCATTATTTTtagaacacacatacaaaaatgcaaacaaaaatccaaaattgaaaacagacaaaagaagCTATTAAAGTAGTACTCCAACACTGATCTTTTTCGGGTGTTGGTtactagatagggtttctctgtgtaaccctggctgtcctagaactccatagagcaggctgtccttgaatttaagaggtccacctgcctttgcctcctgagtgctggggttaaatgcaTGGGCCACCAACACCCAGCCAACACTTTTCATAAGTTCAAAAtggtaaatctttttttttttttttttttagccaataGTGAATACTTAAAAatcttagcttttattttctcatttaattttaagGTAGTTTAAGGAAGATTCATTTCAAATGAATCATCCAAAGATTTAAGTTGGATTATTTTTATAGTATAAACTCATACAACTTATATAGCTGAGTACTTTATTTTACAGAGGCAAGATGACAAAGAACCTGAAACAACTAGAGGGTTTCAAGATGGAGGGTAGCCTGGAAAACATTGTGAATTCAGGCCAACCTCAGCTAATTTGAGACTTTGGTTTAAgttaaaaccaaagaaaacacaaataataaataataatattcagGACTTCTCATGGCACCACGGGCTCAGGCCATTCTCCAAAGAGCCTACTTCTAAATGAAAGGCATACATTTTTATatagtataataaataaaatgtacacatttttataatttggTGTTTAGAAACAGACCATCTAAGTATCATATGATATAGGAACAGTGATTGTTTTTTGTTACCAGAagtcttctgtgttttttttttttttttgcctacaaAGTAGGTGACCCCGTTTCTATAAACCTGGTGTGAATTTCAAGCCATAGTGAAGGCAAAAAATAGTTGAGGTGAAAAGTAATTCAAATCTTTCCACTGAACATTGTCCAACTTGCCTATTACTGAATGAGCGATTAAGAATCTTACCCCGGAAACCACTTAGCATGCTGTTCCCAAGGGTCTTCATTTGGCTTCCAATCTGTGAGCCCTCCTCCACAGTGAAAGCATTTCACTTTATCACCTTCACCTAAGAAAACAGACAAGTAAAACTATGTGTATTTGTGCAAGGagacattttcagaaaaatgcCCGTGCTAATATTTAAGGGGTGTCTATGTTACATAAGAATCTCAAGGCTTAAAAGAAGACATTCACATTCTATCCAGATATGATCTCTGTCATTTGAGGGGAAATACATACTAAATTCACCATCTCAATATGAGGTGCTTTGTAGAAGAcaacaaaagtaaaatcaaaCTTTTTAATACTAGAAACTATAATTGTTACATTCTTCCTAGTGTATGTCTTTTAGGTCATAACTATTATACTTACTTCATCAAACTGAAATTTGTACAAGTTATCCCAAatgttaaaaacaataaaactcagCATAAATTACAAGTGTCTTCAAGGATGGAGCCCTCTGACATGAAAACAACCTTTAAGATTACTGTTAGATAAatgaaaagatttgaaataatttatattttaatttggcattatttaatcttaaaataaatgGGTCAGACATGTAGATATAAAATATTCCTAGAAGCCACCACAATACTGGATTTTCTTGAGATATCTATAGGAACTGTTTCAAAATTGTTCTGAAGCAATAAGGCATAATACTGGGCAGCTTTCAAATATGTAGTGTATGCTTTAAAGGTAGATGGTAATTTTGTGGTTGGCTTTCTGAGAGAGGGTATCATGATGAAGCTCaaactgccctcaaactcaggcTGATCTTCCTACCTTAACCTATGgattgctggaattataggtgtgtggcACCATGGTTAGCTTGATGTCAATTTACCATGAACCAAACTAACTCCTCTGTTAACTCTTTTTATAGGGTTGTAGTAAAGCTTAGAGAAAATCCATGTAATAGGTATTTGAAGCACACAGAGATGTTCAATAAATGGTAGCTATTAGACCCATTCATTATCTACCAggaatcaatattttttttctctcaattcTACCCCCAAACAATTATATGAACACATTTGACTCATAATAGCATAGCCTTTAACATAAATTTAATAGTTACATTAAAGAGTTAATATGTGACTTCAGAAAATGATACTGATGATAAACAATACTGAAAACTTATACCCAAATATTTATCAGTTCAGAAGACTAAAgacaatgattttctttttagggGCCCTGTGACAGTTGGAAAGTAATGTATTGGTTAAGTTTACCTAAAGCATAAAATCCAGCTCTTGCAAGCTGCTCCTTGTTAACTGAGTATATCCATGTTCCAAAAGTAATGATCCGTGCTTCATATTCTGCCATGGTTGGATTTCTTGGAGAAATTGTCGAATTTGGGAAATTCCTATCAGAACTCACACCAGATTCACTTCGAACATTAACATTCCGGCCCAAAACAAAGAAGCAGTTGGGAAAGTGTCTCCTGTGTTCTGACCAGGCACGGTCACAGGGCTCCCAATTTTTCAGTTTTCCACCACAACAAAAACACTGCACTTGATCATCAATCCCTGTGTAGTAGAGGCCAGCACTAGCTAACTCTCTGGGGGTTATATGGGCATAGTCTGGCCAGTTCTGAAATGACTTCAGTCTAGCTTCTTCACTACACATGGCAGGGTTCCTTGGGAATATGGTGTCTGAAATATCTACAACCTGTCCAGTTCTCAAAAGATAATCTGCTTGAGTCTCAGATGGTCTGTCAAGAGCAAAATGATTTCTGTTTCCCACATAGTTTTCAGCTTTGTACTGGCCATTTTGGACACCAGGATTTGTAGACTGTGTGGcactgttttcaaaataaaaaccattgaTAAATCTGCAATTTGGGGATATTTTCCTGTGTCTTCCAACAGCTGAGTCTCCATATTGCCATCTATCTACTGCTGCGTGACAACTAAAGCACTGCACAGTATCTCCTTCACCAGTATAAAGAAATCCTGCCCGTGCCAATGTTGATGCTGAAACAGGACTACTACTTGGAAAGGTAGCAAACGTTTTTAATCTATTAAACTCTTCTACAAATTCTTCATCCTTATTGGTGTCTGCAGGTACACAAGTTCTAGATCCTTCAAAACTGTTAAAAGTCATCTTCTCTTGAAAAGAGGACTTGACCACCTTTTCTAAAAAGAGAACATTGCATTAGGAAATCCCAAACACATAACATAAGGAACTTATTTCTGATACTAAGCactaacaaataatccaatgatAACATAAAAACAAGGCACAATCACTAAGGCACACTTTAATTCTAATCACTAGAGCCTTACATTACCAAGCTACTTGAGCTTTAAAATTTGATGCTTTTGGTTTCTCTTTTCAGTGGCAAGGCTTCACACAATGCCAGACACCTGCTCTAACACAGTTCcagcctgtttctctctcttatttattACAGTCTTGTATATCCatctcagggctttgtgcatttTAGGCAAGTGCTCTCTACAAATGAGCCTCTATCTCAgtcccattttctcttttgatagAAAACAATATGTAAACAAACAGAGCAGAATTACCAATCTTAATCACTCATTTTATATAACTATGTAAATTATGcacagaaaaattataaatattaaaccCGTGAAGTCATTAATTAGGAAAGACATGAAAGTAGCATAAAATATGCAGATTATTAAAGACTATGCATAATTGTTATAATGAATCATTTCACATTCAAGGAATCAAAGTtcatttttactatttaaaaagaaatgaatgtttaGAATGTtcatggattaatttaaaatatatttttgctttcttgcttagcaaaaaaaaaaggtgctctAGTGAATGCCATACCCAAGAATATATAGGaagcataaatttaaaaaaggaagacaaaGTCGCGTGGTGaatctgggaggagatggaaaggaaggtgACAACGACCAAAATgcaatgtataaaattctcaaagaactaataaaagtattaagcaaacaaagaaagtaTTCACAAAATTGGGCCAGCATGTTAAGGATATTAAATGCTTCCTCATTTTCATGTGCAGAGCCCATTTTGCTGGAAATGGACCACTCCTTATtttatgtacacaaacacacatacataccccatATACCCAAAACTGCCAGGCAGATAATGGCTTAATATTTATGGATATTAATTGAAATTACTTTTGCTATCAATTTCCGTTGGTCAAGGAACAGTCTGTTTAAATGGGAGAGAATTTAGCAGCCTCATTAGAGTTGTACAATTACAATTATGTAATATTTAGCCCATCTAACACACCAAAAGGAGTCAGCTACATCACGGGAAGAGTGGTAAGATAGTTTGTCCTCTAACCCAGTAAATTGCAAAATGATGCTACTATTAATTGCACAAGTACTACAAGTGGAAATCATAGTCACCTTAGGCATAGCAGTCAAAAGAACATGTGGTCACCCTACCTACAAGACAAACCTGGTTCTGCTTCTCCAGAATCTTCCACAATGTCATACTGTCCTCAGTATATTtgtcaaatgaaaaataaacaaatggctAAAACTCAAATAActgcaaaaatgaaaattttgatataaaaatgaatacatatctGGATATTTCTCTAAGGAGGATTTACAAATAGCCAACCATCACATTAAACACCAGGAGAATGCAAATTAAAGCCACAATGAGGTATCACCTCACACCTATTAGAATAGCTATTATTTGAAAGACAAAAGCCAACATATTTTGCTGAGGATATGAAAAAAGGGACCTGCAAAGAGGAAAGCTAGCACAGccattatgaaaaacaaaatggaggttctttttgcttttattttgttgttattgttttgtttcagtttttcaagaaagggcctcactatgtagctttggctatactgaaactcactgtgtagatcaggttggccttgaactcacagagatctgtctgcctcccaagtgctgagattaaaggcgtgcgccattaccacccttttgatttttgtataaatatgtgtgcctggtatacatgcatgtgcatggatATCTATTATTCTTTACTATTCTCTACTTTGTTAGGGCAAAATCTCTCACTGACTGGGCTGATCTAGCCAGCTTCTCCCTCGGCAAtgcactgggccatctctctagcccctaaatgGAGTCTCTTCAAAAACAAGACTGAGTTGGGgtttggggaggtggctcagtagttaagagcatttactgctcttgcagagcacccgagttcagttcccagcatctatatccacatcaggctgctcacaatcacctgtaacttcaCTTTCACAGGATCTAATGTCTCCAATCTCCTTGGGCACCAACACTTACATGCCCACactcacaggtacacacatgtgtgcgcacacacacataattaaaaataagtttcaaaaCCAACTAGACAATGATGGGGATGTTGCTAATATAGTAGAGTACTTACCTATCCCTGGGTTTAATTCTTAGCACTACCTAAACTGGGTGCGGTGGTAcaataatctgtgtgtgtgtgtgtgtatatatatatatatatttctgtatagTACATATTTCCCATGTAGTAATCTCAGAGCTCCTGAGGTAGAGGATCAGAATATCAAgctcattctcagctacataacaagttttaggccagcctgtgaaacacaatctcaaaaacaaacaaagcagaggCAGCTCTAACTCAGGATCTAGCAGTCTCACCACTGGGCATACATCCAGGGAAGTGAAATCAGTATGCTGAAGAGACTACCTGTATTTGCACATTTAATATAGTACTGTTTGTATGAGGAATCAGCTTTAGGTAACCATTGTTGaacagacaaagaaaatatagtatATGTATACAAAATACTATTTAGCGCTAAAAAGATTAAAATTCTACCACTGGCAGAAACATGAATAGAACTGGATGAAATTATGTGAAGTAAAACATGTTAGGTACATATGTGGAAGCTAAAAGGTTAATGGGCACAAGGGTATAGTTGAACAGAAGTAACTTACTTTTTTccgttttgtttggagacagagtttcactacaTATCCAAGCTGACCTCATATTCACTGCCCAAGCCTCCAGagacctgggattacaggcatgtaccaccaagccCTGCAGGacaaggaatttttttcttttctttttcctgtttcatgtgtgtgggtgaatATGCAAGTGCAGgcctgtgcatgtggaagcctAATGCTGGTGTTGGGAATCACCCCCAATTTTCCTTCCATCTTAAttgttgagacaagatctctaaATAAAACCTAGACTTACTGATAATGTCCAGTCTGTTAGCCAGCATGCCCTGCCAAAGCCTGTCtcctcctggaattaaaggtatgctaCTATGTTCACCCAGCATTTATTTCAGTCCTGGGAATCAAAAcacaggtcctcatacttgtatgCAAATGGTTTCCTTACTTAGCCAACCACTCAGTCCTGATTACTAATGTTCTGTAGTAAACTAGAAAAACTATGGTTGAAAATAACTAACCAGATACTTTAACAGACAAGTTTTGAATATTCTGAATTCAAAAAAACCAAATGTCTGAAATGATAATGAATATTACTCTGATATGATTCAGTATATATTTCCCATGTAGTGAAACTTGTGACGCTGtatcacatacacataattactgtgtcaattaaaaatatattttaagggctagagagatggctcagcaattaagagcaatggttgctcttccagaagaccagggttcattttccagcacctcacagttgtctgtaatcCCATTTCTAGGGGATTCAATACccttatacagacatatatgcaggcaaaaaaacgaatgcacatgaaaaaaatcatttgaagaAACAaactatgtatacatatatattaaagaatacatacacacacatatacatatatatattaaagactacagagggctgaggcaggggacactgaattagagaccagcctgggctacataatgaggtccttctgaaaacacaaatacacacctcGGAATGGTCATGATGTCTTGTGTGCCTTTAGACACTAA
The sequence above is a segment of the Chionomys nivalis chromosome X, mChiNiv1.1, whole genome shotgun sequence genome. Coding sequences within it:
- the Xiap gene encoding E3 ubiquitin-protein ligase XIAP isoform X2; amino-acid sequence: MSPSGSGKRRDVGGRLSERDANRGPLGRSEKVVKSSFQEKMTFNSFEGSRTCVPADTNKDEEFVEEFNRLKTFATFPSSSPVSASTLARAGFLYTGEGDTVQCFSCHAAVDRWQYGDSAVGRHRKISPNCRFINGFYFENSATQSTNPGVQNGQYKAENYVGNRNHFALDRPSETQADYLLRTGQVVDISDTIFPRNPAMCSEEARLKSFQNWPDYAHITPRELASAGLYYTGIDDQVQCFCCGGKLKNWEPCDRAWSEHRRHFPNCFFVLGRNVNVRSESGVSSDRNFPNSTISPRNPTMAEYEARIITFGTWIYSVNKEQLARAGFYALGEGDKVKCFHCGGGLTDWKPNEDPWEQHAKWFPGCKYLLDEKGQEYINNIHLTHSLGESLVRTAEKTPSLTKRIDDTIFQNPMVQEAIRMGFSFRDIKKTMEEKIQTSGSSYLSLEVLIADLMSAQKDNTQDESSQTSLQKDISTEEQLRRLQEEKLCKICMDRNIAVVFVPCGHLVTCKQCAEAVDKCPMCYTIITFKQKIFMS
- the Xiap gene encoding E3 ubiquitin-protein ligase XIAP isoform X3, whose protein sequence is MTFNSFEGSRTCVPADTNKDEEFVEEFNRLKTFATFPSSSPVSASTLARAGFLYTGEGDTVQCFSCHAAVDRWQYGDSAVGRHRKISPNCRFINGFYFENSATQSTNPGVQNGQYKAENYVGNRNHFALDRPSETQADYLLRTGQVVDISDTIFPRNPAMCSEEARLKSFQNWPDYAHITPRELASAGLYYTGIDDQVQCFCCGGKLKNWEPCDRAWSEHRRHFPNCFFVLGRNVNVRSESGVSSDRNFPNSTISPRNPTMAEYEARIITFGTWIYSVNKEQLARAGFYALGEGDKVKCFHCGGGLTDWKPNEDPWEQHAKWFPGCKYLLDEKGQEYINNIHLTHSLGESLVRTAEKTPSLTKRIDDTIFQNPMVQEAIRMGFSFRDIKKTMEEKIQTSGSSYLSLEVLIADLMSAQKDNTQDESSQTSLQKDISTEEQLRRLQEEKLCKICMDRNIAVVFVPCGHLVTCKQCAEAVDKCPMCYTIITFKQKIFMS
- the Xiap gene encoding E3 ubiquitin-protein ligase XIAP isoform X1; translation: MRRTDFSLHVPFRLREAAGRWRSPERARRESRATRPERPRPAAQRSWVFLIRLGLPLLRYPPLWNRRSRRLGRAHSCEKVVKSSFQEKMTFNSFEGSRTCVPADTNKDEEFVEEFNRLKTFATFPSSSPVSASTLARAGFLYTGEGDTVQCFSCHAAVDRWQYGDSAVGRHRKISPNCRFINGFYFENSATQSTNPGVQNGQYKAENYVGNRNHFALDRPSETQADYLLRTGQVVDISDTIFPRNPAMCSEEARLKSFQNWPDYAHITPRELASAGLYYTGIDDQVQCFCCGGKLKNWEPCDRAWSEHRRHFPNCFFVLGRNVNVRSESGVSSDRNFPNSTISPRNPTMAEYEARIITFGTWIYSVNKEQLARAGFYALGEGDKVKCFHCGGGLTDWKPNEDPWEQHAKWFPGCKYLLDEKGQEYINNIHLTHSLGESLVRTAEKTPSLTKRIDDTIFQNPMVQEAIRMGFSFRDIKKTMEEKIQTSGSSYLSLEVLIADLMSAQKDNTQDESSQTSLQKDISTEEQLRRLQEEKLCKICMDRNIAVVFVPCGHLVTCKQCAEAVDKCPMCYTIITFKQKIFMS